In the genome of Chloroflexota bacterium, the window GGGTTGCCGCTCCTCAGGCAGGCGTACAGAGATAGATGCGGCTGCTCTTCGTCCCGCCCAGTATCCGACAAGACCACCCGCAAATGCACCCAGACATGTGCTCAGCAAGACAGCCAAGACGCAGATCACAATGACCAATACATAGAACTTCTTGTCCTGCTTCATGGTTTCTTCTCCTTAAAGCTTATCGGATCACTAGCCGACCAATCTGCTACTCGCACTGCTTTTAGCAGCGGGAAAACGCCCTAACTGCACAGGCGCTTATTGCTCCACAAAATCAATGCGCTGGAAGCAGCCAGAAGTTGCTGTCACCTCCAGATCGCGCGGTGAAAAAGGAACAGATTTCCCGTCCACAATCAGTTCAACAAACTGGACTCTTTGACCTGGCTCCAAGATCCATTCATACCAGCCATCCACATTCGTGGTAGCAGGATTGGCATCTGATTGCCATTCGTATCCGTTAATAGTGATCCTCACCTTTGCTCCAGGAATAACCTTCCCCGTCTTGTCAAAGACCTGTCCTTTGACCGACCCCAGCGAAAGTGCATGAGGGATGCAATTTCTGTACACTAACCTGAACACCCGCTGCGGAGGTGTTGGTTTTTCCGTAGGCGTGGGCGATAAGGTGGGGGCAGGCGTCTCCGTAACGGTCGGCGAAGGACTGGGCGATG includes:
- a CDS encoding carboxypeptidase regulatory-like domain-containing protein is translated as MLRDRLALVWQSFVVQPTATSAFPGIFPSPTKTLVQATATPFPSPSPSPTVTETPAPTLSPTPTEKPTPPQRVFRLVYRNCIPHALSLGSVKGQVFDKTGKVIPGAKVRITINGYEWQSDANPATTNVDGWYEWILEPGQRVQFVELIVDGKSVPFSPRDLEVTATSGCFQRIDFVEQ